Proteins from a genomic interval of Medicago truncatula cultivar Jemalong A17 chromosome 3, MtrunA17r5.0-ANR, whole genome shotgun sequence:
- the LOC11409793 gene encoding probable protein phosphatase 2C 43: MRNDNFALFDEDPLGRSINLQSHCYGEFSSAVVQANTTMEDQSQIEVASNNALFLGIYDGHGGTQASRFICEHLFKNLLRFANDNENDITEATLRNAVSATEEGFLDFAKMNYMHQPNLGYVGSCCLAGIIWKETLHVANLGDSRVVIGTMVNKKIRAEQLTRDHNCNDEAIREELRAMHPDDPNVVINDNGSWRVKGFITVSRAIGDAYLKRSEFTLRESFPKLEIVPEPFTRGVLSAEPEMHTRVLTDNDQFIIFASDGLWDFLSNKKAAEIVRKNPRNGIAKRLLSTALAVAAKRRKVTYRKIQAAATGRNNVSRRSFHDDISVIVVFLDKTSFPRQPVLNLSYTGSSDRPVQSDFAQFGLTTSRLDSMRHRSLKDIIQFESGSSHASSSQGPRTPLALNPQTLEGESSRAQSNR; encoded by the exons ATGAGGAATGACAACTTTGCTTTATTCGACGAAGACCCTCTCGGGAGATCGATTAATCTACAAAGCCATTGCTATGGAGAATTTTCCAGTGCTGTTGTTCAAGCCAATACTACTATGGAAGATCAAAGCCAAATTGAAGTTGCCTCTAACAATGCACTCTTTCTTGGAATTTACGATGGCCATGGTGGCACCCAAGCTTCCCGGTTCATCTGTGAACATCTCTTCAAAAATCTATTGA GGTTTGCTAATGATAATGAGAATGATATAACTGAAGCTACCCTGAGAAATGCTGTTTCTGCTACTGAAGAGGGTTTTTTGGATTTtgcaaaaatgaattatatgcatCAGCCAAATCTTGGATATGTTGGTTCATGCTGTCTTGCTGGAATTATATGGAAAGAGACACTACATGTTGCAAATCTTGGAGATTCGCGGGTTGTAATTGGTACTATGGTTAATAAAAAGATCCGTGCTGAGCAGTTAACAAGAGATCACAATTGTAATGATGAAGCTATTAGAGAAGAACTCAGGGCAATGCATCCTGATGATCCTAACGTTGTGATAAATGATAATGGATCGTGGCGTGTTAAAGGCTTCATTAcg GTTAGTAGAGCTATTGGTGATGCATATCTGAAGAGGTCTGAATTTACTTTGCGCGAATCATTCCCCAAATTGGAAATAGTTCCGGAACCCTTTACAAGAGGTGTGCTATCAGCAGAACCAGAGATGCATACTAGAGTTTTAACAGATAATGATCAGTTTATTATATTTGCTTCTGATGGACTTTGGGATTtcttgtcaaataaaaaagctGCTGAAATTGTTCGAAAGAATCCTagaaat GGAATTGCGAAAAGGCTTCTGAGTACCGCTCTAGCGGTAGCTGCTAAAAGAAGGAAGGTTACCTATAGGAAGATTCAGGCCGCTGCTACGGGACGCAACAATGTGAGCCGGAGGTCTTTTCATGATGATATAAGTGTGATTGTGGTGTTCTTGGACAAAACGTCGTTTCCGAGGCAGCCTGTACTTAATTTGTCCTACACAGGCTCATCTGACAGGCCTGTACAATCAGATTTTGCACAATTTGGATTAACCACTTCAAGGCTGGATTCAATGAGGCATCGGAGTCTGAAGGATATTATCCAGTTTGAATCAGGTTCATCACATGCATCTAGCTCTCAAGGCCCTCGGACTCCTCTGGCTCTGAACCCTCAAACCCTTGAGGGCGAGAGTTCTCGGGCTCAGAGCAATCGGTAG
- the LOC112420072 gene encoding uncharacterized protein, translating to MRKEFGGLGVKRLREFNIALLGKWCWRLLLERDALWRKVLVARYGVEDGGLEDGGRSYSSWWREIVRIRDGIGEGGEGWFGSCVRRRVGDGADTDFWRDCWCGDVPLCVRFPRLFGLSVHNSISVRNMFLLGVDVGGEALRWRRRLWAWEEELVPLKVSILAWRLLRDRLPTKLNLATRGILSGDERLCVAGCGIVEDVTHLFLSCATFGALWPMVRHWLGVVVREGDGLSST from the exons ATGAGGAAGGAGTTTGGAGGGTTGGGGGTTAAGAGGCTGAGGGAGTTTAACATTGCTTTGTtgggtaaatggtgttggaggttgttgTTGGAGAGGGATGCTTTGTGGAGAAAGGTGTTAGTGGCTAGGTATGGTGTGGAGGATGGCGGTTTGGAGGATGGGGGCCGGAGTTATTCTTCGTGGTGGAGGGAGATTGTGAGGATTAGAGATGGGATAGGTGAGGGTGGAGAGGGATGGTTTGGGTCTTGTGTTAGGAGGAGAGTGGGAGATGGGGCAGATACTGATTTTTGGCGTGATTGTTGGTGTGGAGATGTTCCTCTTTGTGTCCGGTTTCCGCGCCTTTTTGGCTTGTCTGTTCACAATTCAATCTCAGTTAGGAATATGTTCCTGCTGGGGGTGGATGTGGGCGGGGAGGCGTTGCGGTGGCGTAGGCGGTTgtgggcttgggaggaggagttg gtCCCTCTCAAAGTATCTATCCTTGCTTGGCGACTACTGAGGGATCGGTTACCTACAAAACTTAATTTGGCAACTCGTGGCATTCTATCTGGGGATGAGCGGTTATGCGTTGCTGGATGTGGGATTGTCGAAGATGTtactcatttgtttttgtcttgtgcAACTTTTGGTGCATTATGGCCGATGGTGCGGCATTGGTTAGGAGTG GTTGTTCGAGAGGGCGACGGTCTTTCTTCCACTTGA